The genomic stretch CGTCCTAAGCCTGAACTAAAACTTCTTAATAATGCTATAGTTGATACTGTGTATGACAACATCCAGTTGCCTGCACTTTTCTTAGGATACAAAATCCCTCAGCAAGGCACTAAAGATGCTTATGCTATGGATATGCTTACCACTCTACTTTCAGGTGGTCAAAGCTCAAGACTTTATAAAAAACTTGTTGATCAGGATCAGCTAGGTCTTGCCGTTCAAGCTTTCCCATACGGACTTGAAAACGGTGGTATTTTTATCACCTTAGGAATTGCCAATATGGGCGTTGATCTTAAAGATCTTAAAGCAGGTATTGATGGTGAATTTTCAAAAGTTCGCAATGATCTAATCTCTGAAAATGAGTACCAAAAAGTACTTAATCAATTGGAGAATGATTTTGTATCACAAAACTCTACCATGGCCGGTATTGCTGAAAGCTTAGCAAACTACCATGTGTACTTTAGCGATGCAAACCTCATCAACACTGAGATAGAAAAATATAGAGAAGTAACTCGCGAAGATCTTCAGGCTGCTGCACAAAAGTACCTTACCGATCAAAATCGAGTGATACTTTACTACCTACCAAAACAGCAATAATCATTAATACATAAGAATACGTATAGTAATGAAAAAGATACTTTCAATAGCATTTGCACTGATGTTGGCTCTTGGAGCTAACGCTCAGCTTGATCGAAGCAAACGCCCGGAACCAGGTCCAGCTCCAAAATTGGACTTTGGAAAATACAAGCTCTATGAGCTTAAAAATGGTCTTAAAATTATTGTAGTTGAAGACCATAAGCTACCTCGCCTTAGCATGAACCTTATAGTAGATCGTGATCCGATTCAAGAAGGTGACAAAGCAGGATATGTATCATTGGCCGGTGAGATGCTACGCCAAGGAACTACCAATCTTACTAAAAGTCAACTGGATGAAGAAATCGACTTTATCGGTGCTAATCTAAACACGGGTTCAGCCTCTATCTACACTAGTGGACTTAGCAAGTATGCCGAAAAGCTATTTAGCCTTACGGCTGATGTAGCTCTTAACCCTTCATTTCCTGAAGAAGAATTTGAAAAGTTAAAAAAGCAAACTATTTCTGGTTTAGAGTCTGCAAAGGATGATCCTTCTGCAGTTTCTACAAATGCTTTTAACGCTGTACTTTATGGTAAAGATCACCCTTATGGGGAAATGACCACCGTGTCTACTGTAGAGAAAGTGAGCCTTGAAGATTGTAAAACTTACTACAACAACTACTGGGTGCCAAATAACACCTACATAGCCGTAGTTGGTGACATCAAAGCAAAAGACGCTAAAAAACTTATCCAAAAATATTTTGGAGAGTGGGAAATGGGCAACGTTGCTGAAAATGTATTCGAAAAGCCAGCTGAGCCAGCCGCTACCGAAGTGAGTTTTGTAAACAAATCTTCTTCTGTACAGTCAGTTGTGGCTCTTGGAAACGTTATTGAGCTTAAGCCTGGTGCAGAGGATGTAATCAAACTTCAATTGGCCAACCAAATTTTGGGTGGAGGAAGTCTTGGTCGTCTTTTCCAAAACATCCGTGAAGATAAAGGATACACCTACGGAGCTTACTCTAGCTACGATGATGATGAGCTTATCGGAGAATTTGGCGCACAAGCCAGCGTACGTAATGAAGTAACCGACAGCGCTATTGTTGAGTTTTTAGCTGAATTCAAAAAACTACAAACTGAACCAGTAAGTGAAGAAGAACTTGAAGGTGCTAAAAACTACATCATTGGTAGCTTTGGTCGTTCTTTGGAAAGCCCTCAGACTGTAGCAAGATTTGCACTTAATGTACAGCGTTACAACCTTGATGAGGATTACTACAAAGATTACCTTACCAAATTACAAGCCCTTACAGCACAGGATGTAATGGATGCTGCAAACAAGTACATCAAAACTAACGCTATGCACATAGTAGTGGTAGGAAAAGGTACTGAGGTAGCTGAAAACCTTGAGCAATTTGGTACGGTTACTTTTTATGATGAAGAAGGTAATGAAACCGGCCCTCCTTCTACTCCTATCCCTGCCGGACTTACCGCTGATAGTGTAGTAAATATGTACATCAAAGCTTTGGGTGGAAAAGAAAACTTAAATAAGGTGAAAGATGTGGCTATCTATTATGATGCCGCGGTTTCTGGCGCACCAATGAAGATTTCTGCTGTAAGCATGAAGAAGCGTCCAAACAAATTTAAGATGGAGCTTAGCGCTGAAGGAATGGGTACCTTGAACAAAACCATTTTTGATGGTAAAAAAGCCAGTATGTCTGGAATGCAAGGGGCTCAAGACATAGAAGGTGAAGAATTGGAAGAAATTAAAAAGCAAGGTGAGTTTTATCCCGAGCTAAACTACCTTTCTGACCAGTACACACTGAAGCTTACCCACATGGATAAGGTAGGTGAAGAGGAAGTTTATGTAA from Owenweeksia hongkongensis DSM 17368 encodes the following:
- a CDS encoding insulinase family protein codes for the protein MKKILSIAFALMLALGANAQLDRSKRPEPGPAPKLDFGKYKLYELKNGLKIIVVEDHKLPRLSMNLIVDRDPIQEGDKAGYVSLAGEMLRQGTTNLTKSQLDEEIDFIGANLNTGSASIYTSGLSKYAEKLFSLTADVALNPSFPEEEFEKLKKQTISGLESAKDDPSAVSTNAFNAVLYGKDHPYGEMTTVSTVEKVSLEDCKTYYNNYWVPNNTYIAVVGDIKAKDAKKLIQKYFGEWEMGNVAENVFEKPAEPAATEVSFVNKSSSVQSVVALGNVIELKPGAEDVIKLQLANQILGGGSLGRLFQNIREDKGYTYGAYSSYDDDELIGEFGAQASVRNEVTDSAIVEFLAEFKKLQTEPVSEEELEGAKNYIIGSFGRSLESPQTVARFALNVQRYNLDEDYYKDYLTKLQALTAQDVMDAANKYIKTNAMHIVVVGKGTEVAENLEQFGTVTFYDEEGNETGPPSTPIPAGLTADSVVNMYIKALGGKENLNKVKDVAIYYDAAVSGAPMKISAVSMKKRPNKFKMELSAEGMGTLNKTIFDGKKASMSGMQGAQDIEGEELEEIKKQGEFYPELNYLSDQYTLKLTHMDKVGEEEVYVMEVTDKEENTSVEYYSAKTGLKLKEESTEEGPQGPMTVSQTYGDYKAVKGVMFPHTMVMDQGQQIKLTVTDLKVNSGLKDSEFTK